CCGTCGGACGGGGTTGCGGAGTTCGGAGCGCCAGGCGCGGCAGTTATGTGGGTTTCAGAGAGCGCCACGTGTGCCTGTATTTTCGTGATTTTTTTTGACCCTTTCCCGGGTGGTCAGCTAGGTAACGAGAACCGGGGGAGGGGAAAAGAATCTAACAGCCGGAATTATTCCCTTCCCCGTTCAGACCCTGGTCTAAATGGGCCGTTCGGAGGTCAACGATAGCCATTGAATTTGGGGACCCGGGAATCTGCAGGAATCGTAGCTGCGGTGGATTTAATAAAGGTTCGGCGTtttcagaaaaaatatataaataaaataaaggttTCAGAGTCGTGTAGGTCTTGGAGCTATCTTGACTATTAGACCAGAGATTAATTGTCAAAATGAagcaatttaaaaatattatcagTAATAGCATTGAGGAAATTGGAGAAATCGTGTTATGTAACCATAACTATTAAGCCTTATAACaattatatagaaaaatatCATATTATGTTAGACAATCAATTAATGAGCTAATTTTGCTAGTGCATTCTTAAAAATCGTTGAGCGTCTTGTTGTGATCAAGAGAAACAGCTAAAACACCCGAGTTTATGCATTGGTGTTCACTTGCAATTGGTAATGCCGGAGAAAGCAgtgaaaaaattaaagaaaagtccCACAATCGTTAGAAtttatgcttttcttttttgtttgagAGTGAGAATTTAAGCAAAACTCACCCACTTTTTCAATTTTAGTTTCAATAGTAATTCATATGCTAGACTAGTGGAGGTAATCTTACCATGTCGGGATGATCACATCCTTTCCTCATTAAATAAATGAATGCAGCATCTGCAATTGCAATTTTCAGATGCAAGCAAGTCAAGCAGACACTTGCATATACAAATATAACGTTCCTAGTCGTAACTGCATGTAGAAATGCAAGCATCTAGAATGCAGGTAACCAAACCGCCGCTTACTTTAAGCAGCAAGGCCTAAGAAATTTCATATATAATGGGTATACTTAGACTTGTTTCAATACCCTAGCTTAAACCTCACATCTACAAAAGAAACATGCGGTTTTGGCTGTGAATATCATCAGAGAGTTGGTCAAGGAGTACCAATTTATCTGAGTGGAATTTCCAATTCACTAAGcatttatgtatgaacttttaacAATCCTTCCAGGGCTtgttgaatatttttttataaacttACCTATTTCACCCATTCATACTAAATAACGGGCTAATGAATATCCTTCTTTTTGCCATTGAAAATTGATTGCATCTTATCCGTGCAATcagaaatttcaagaaaaaaaaatttggttcaTCCAATGACTGGAACTCAAATTTTGCTTTTCTACCGTAAATTAGCAAGAATGATCAAGAATTTTTTTCGCGGTACGGCATGCTGTCGGTAACCCTTATATTCCATCCTATCCAAAGTTCGCACCGCTAGTGATGGGACTTCGTCAAAGGTTTTAGGCGGAAGCCAATTTGGAAGGGAACGGAGTTCCTTTAGTTCTTTCCAAAACGTCCTCTCCATGCTTCAAACCATTAGTCTGTCCATGAGAGCCTATAAAAGTCAAGGAGGCACCACTTTTCCGAACACACGCACGCGCGCCAAAAAAAAACTGCGACCTCACCGAGTCTTACGTGCAGCTGAGAATTGTCGGACCGCACCAATTCGAATTCCACAGTTCCTGACTGCAGGAATCTACGAGGTGAAACATGGAGCCGTGCTGATTTATATAGTATCATCTCCAGCACACCATGAGGCCTTGATGACAAGAACCAGAACAGCTGCGGTAGCCCTGGACCTGAAGAACTCTGCGTACAAACAGAAGACAAACGCGAGAATATATAGGCCGCATTTGTTCGCTGTGGGAGAAACGCCACTCTATGTTCCCACCTACGTGCGGGTTAAGAAACGAATCGAACTATAGTATAACGGGTGGAATAACATACATAGACAAAGGAGAAACCTTTATATAGTTGTCTTACATCTCAGAAGACAAACTCACTCTGCTTTCTTATATGAAATATGTAAAAACCCAAAGTTTTGAGATGCCAGCAGTGTATAGGCATCTGTTTCTTATGCTGCCTCTGCAAATCCAACTCTCAGGTTCTCGTAGTCAAACACGGTATGGTAGACTCCCATAAAGACATCTCCCAAAATCCTGGAGCAGTTCCATCAATCAAATAGACTTTCTAAGAAAACACGAGTAAAAAAGGACAAACGGCAACGGTCTACGTACCACAGAGGACCCCGAGGAGGAGGTACATCCAAGGCTGTGAATCCACTAATGCACTGTGCTGCAGCACCCTCACCAACCTTCAGAATGTACTGCAGAAATAAAAAACCAGGTTAAAAATATGGTACGTAGAAACAGTACGGAGCATCGTGAAGTTTCACAGAAGCAacgtcataaaaaaaaaaaaagaacaagaacaaTTGAATCTCATTGAACAAAACATTTTCTATTATCTTCACAGAGGTACCACTCTTGACGCATGGAGGTACAAGCTGTGTGCTTGAATCACTTATGGGTCCTTGGCCATTCATGTGGATTGCGCTAAGTGATCACAGCATTATCTATCAAATATTAGAAAGTTTATAGTCATAACAGCCCTTTAACAGTCTAACCTCAGACACAAGCAGCTACCCTcattttttgaatatatattttcatgagagagagagagagagagagagggagggagaaatCTGCCATTCAAGGTTGTCAGAAACTTGGAAAAGAGTTGAGGCGTGATTGTAGGAATCGGATTGTTGGACGAGTTGAAGGTCAGAAGCATGACTGGATTAACATGAGTTAAAAATAACCAGCAACACTTTGGAAGATAAAAAATAGAATTGGTAGATGATGCATCCAAAGTATGACTTAGCACTAATCAGCCCTAATAACTGGAGTTAAGGGCAGTTATATAtgtagttatatatatatacatacatacatatatatataatacttaTACATCTGATTCTTtcgaaaagaaggggggaattgcatgatatcaagaactcCTAAGCCCTCAAGCATAAATCTTAAAGAGGTTGAGGAATGGCACGCACTCTAGCAAATTATATAAATGATACATGCCAATGAGAATGTGTGCTCCAAGAGAAGGTGGCAACCTGACACTAATGTCAGTCTAACATCATTGTGAATGCCTGGAGGATCTTAAATTAATGTGATGAGCATACATCGTTGAAGTTGACCTTTCTTAAGCAACTCAAAATTGGAGTTTGACCGGATTGAGGTTCTTAAAAACAATGTATACATACAAGAACAGATCTTGATTTCTATTTTCTTCTCATGGAGAAATCTACCATCTCATACATCTATTTTTAAAACATTGACTTTTCTTTCCCCTGACTTCTTTCTAAAAGTTTCATAACATGATCCAGATTTATGGTCAATCTGTTTGTCTGAATTGAGAACATTGAACCAGTTGTTGTCCCCTCTTATGTACCATGTAATCCTGTCCCCTCACGCCCAAGAAGAcccatttttctttgtttttcatgttttcattttttttcaaataatttttgtTTACAGTTGACGGATAATGTATGACATTTGCGCATAAAATAGGACTGAAgacaatccaaaaaaaaaagaaaagacaaaaacaaTATAACTAACAGACCACAAGCAAACTGCACGTGCAACATGCatttgtttaataaacaaacatTTGGTGTTTACTAAATAATCATGAAAAAAAATCCACCATACCTGCTCTGGTGTGAGCTCAAATGATTTACCACCGATAGTGAAAGAAACAGAAGGCATAGAAGCAAGGCTAGCACAGTCCACAGATGATTCTCCCATGGGACTAGGCAGTCGCTCGCATAGCTGCAAAGCAACCCAAGACATAACTATCATAGGATGCACAAATGTGGTCTTAAATAAGACCATAAAATTAAAAGTAAGTTCACCTCATTGATATAATTCAATATGAGTTCTTGAGTCTCATTCTGTTTCAGCTGATTCTGCATCCACACAACTGCCATCTCACAAGCAGTGCACATAGCATCACTCTGAAGACCAGCTGATAGATCCCCATTGTCATTCACCACACTCTCAATGCCCACGCTGCACGAAGAGATAAAAGGCAAAACGCCGATGTTTATTTGAGAAAAAGCAGTAAACAATATATTACTGAACTCGGCATATACACAACAAATGTGACAGCATTTCTGTCTAACCTAACTCCATGGGTTCCATCAAAGGTGCATAGGCCAATATGAGAGCAAATTTTTGCTGGTTGTGTCTGCAAGATAAACCAGAATCAATGAATATTGTTCCATGTGCATAATAATCAGCATTGAGGTCAGAAAATTGAAAAATCACCCAAGGGTACTTTGTAAAAAACTCTGGTACAAACCTCTGACAAGAGCATATCCAGAATCTCTTGCCCATATTGAGCAACAACAGCTTTGCACTCTTGGCTAACAACACCAGAAGCTCCAATCTTTTGATTAATTTCTGCAATAATGGTCTGCACAGAAGATGATGGTGACGTTAGTGATCACTCCATAGCCAACAAGCATTCAAGGAAAAGGTTTCAGGGAAAAAAAGGTATTTTCAGACCAAACAAGGTGCAAATTCGAATTAATTGGATGACTTGTTTTGTGGGGAAAAAATAGTGCTTGCTTGATAATTCCTCTTGTAGCAATGCAATCTTCCTAGCATTTGGAAAGAATAAAAGTAAGGCAAAATTCAAAATACTGTTAAACATCAGAGTTGTCTTCTTGCTACAAAATGATTATATGACTATTCCTCATTAACTAACGTCACATGGTGCCAAGTGTCTCAGAGTGTCTCCAAGAACACCCAACAAGGGAATAATAACTTATGCTGCATTTTTTGTTAGTGTCTAGTGAACCCGAATGTAATGGTGGAAACTATATTGCAAAATACATTAGATAGAATCAGCAGGCTTTGAAGGCTGTCCAAAATCAAAAACAAAACCAGGAATATCAACTACTTTGTCCTTAAGTAGGTCATACAACGAAAGAAGCTATTGCCATACCATGCTTGAATTCTCTAACCTTAATGAGATTGCCTGCCATGACCTCATATTCAATTGTGCAGGAACTTCaaattttttggaaaaagaaattCCTCAATAACAACCACCCACATAAAGAAAAAGTGAATAGGGAGGACTATCTGTATTATCCCCCCGTCAAGAGTGCCTGTGttatttgaaaaggaaaaaaatcttaaataGCACAATTTTCAACTCAATGGGGCTTGGAATATTTATCTTGGCAGGATTCCAGTGATCCACAAGTGTACTGAAATTCACAACAAAGTAGGAGTGCAGAACCAATTGAATAATAGTCAGATTAGCTAACTTCATGAACCTAGGAAAATAAGATTCTTCAAGAAGTTTAGAAACAGGATATGAAACCATTTAATTATTATACTTAAATTGAATGGAGCACAGATGAGCCAAAAAATGCATCACTGGAACAATGAAAAAGATTCATTTCAGAGAACAGTTGAACACCAATATTAAAGGATATAGATTAGAAAAATGTGAAGACAAAACAGAACTAATTTTCTTTAAATGGCCGTCGCAGGAAAATAATGCGTTTGAAAATATGAAGATTCGGAAACAAAATGATTtctctttaaaaaaagaaattctatGCTGGAAGGGGTCGTAGAAGCTAATATCAACACATACTGTTGGACCAGCAATCAAAGAAGTTCCAGAATCAGCAATTGCTGCACAACCTCCAGAACAGAATCCTGATAAGCACATATATCATGCAGAGTTAGGGACCATAATCACTATACCAAACAGgaatttcaaattaaagaaCAGAACAATTACCAGTTGATTGGTTACCAATAAGGACATCTCCCATGTTAAACTGCAACAATAATTTTAGGAGAACATATTAAATTAATCAGTATAAGTGCTAAAAGATGACGTGTTGTGTGCAGAATAATAGAAGTATTTTGGTaccattcaaataaaaaaagcaAACAGAATATGAGAGCCACCTGCCAGTAACCTTTCTGAGTCACAGGGACGTATGTGTGTTTACCCTTAAAATGATTTGGGTCAACTCCACCAAATACAATCtcacctccctccccttcatCTGCATGTCGATTAAACCAGAAAGAGAAAACTGGTTCCTTGATGAGACCTTGATTAACCATAGTGTACCTTTACATATATGCAGTTGCAGTAAGAAATTTGCACACCAAGAGCATAAAGTGCAAAATTAACTGTCAAACACTTGATAATGATCCAAGTAATTGCCCTCCAAAAATCTCCCACACTTTACATCCATGGGAAATTAAATATATACATGATAGAGCAAGTAGTTAACCACTCCATAGATAGAGTACATGACAGAGCCAGTATGAAGGCACTTGAAATTAGCAcatctttgtttatattgtcaagaCTAAAAGTTTCcaagcatcaaacttttaaaaatttcaaggataagttaaaactgtccTGCAATTGTGGAGCAAAACTAACTCTAACAGGCCTCCCTCCTCACTAATCTAGGTCACTAGTAAATGCAACTTTTCCTTAGGAAGATCAACAACTCAACCAACAAACctctttttaatatattttgctGCTATGCAAAACATGCTGATAAGTTGCACCAGGTGTTGATCcacaaaattttaactaaaatcACAACTATTTATGGATGGCTTTACAATTGATTCTTGCATACTGCCATGTGCTCTTATTGACGATTatatccacaacaaaaacaaacCTTGTGGCATCCCACATAAAGAAATGCCTCAAAATTAGGATATTTCAAATAAGATCTCAATTTACAGTTTGGCCATCATAGTAATATCTAAACAACTTAAAATAGTTTATTTGCAACTACTTAGGCATGTAATTCAATAAAGTCCTCCATTTTGAGTAATTATGATGATAGGTACTAATGCATTGTGTATAGATATAGtagataatatattttacttaaAGTTCGCCAACAATACATCAGGACAAACAAGTTCTTGATAGTGATGTTTAGAAGAAACCTTGGTGGTTTTAGAATATTTTGTTTTCTCACAAATTGGATTGTCTCAAAAGACAGGCTGATTTAGGGTTTGTCCTTGTTAAGAAGCAGTGGCACAGATTATTTTGCTCAACATCGAAGGTGAAGGGGATTGTAattggaaaatcagttttgcTAGACATTGTAGCTGAGGGTAAAAGAAGTCAGTGAGGTCATAAGGTAAAAGCATTCCAATGATTTCAAAGTTTAAACTAACTTTCTTGTGATTTAGTTCTATTAGCACCTACTGCATTTGCTGATCAACAAAGTTGCCAAGGAAGAAGTATTATAGATGTTTCGCGCCATTGATTATTGAAAATTATTAGTCAGTCATATCATTGCTACTAAtaaaatgtaaaaaatattGCTATATTAGCATCATAATATACCATTTTAGAGTATGCAAATTCACAACCAGCAGTTGTGTATTTATTTTCAACAATGAAGCAGCGCATAAAGCATCATATTTGACATAAcataaagggaaaaaaaaggataaataaTGCCCCATGACAGACAAAGAGCAATTTCACAAGCACATATAACTACTGGTTTACCTCCAAAAGGGTAAAAGAAATCACCCATCAAACCAAAGGTACATTATCACTTTTCCAGCATGTATCATCTTCTTTACTATGATAGTTTTGCAAGAAAAAAGACCTTCAATCAAAAAATGGTCATAACAAAAGTATCTAGGGAGAAAACCACCAACATTATCTTCATTAGACCAGCATCTTAATGAGCTTAATTATCAAtaataaaatcaaagaaaaatattttcataaagcaaataaataaaatattgtcGAACAAAAAGTTTAATTATcaggaaaataaaaatagagaaagTAAGACTGTTTATATGCATAAGTTATAGTCTGTTACACCATGACCAATATCAAAAGATGGTGGTCAGCAGAGATTAGCATACCAGACAGGCTCTACATTCCCAACTGAGATTTCTTTAAACCCAAGTCCGAGTATGCCATCAAATTTTGCAACTAAGAAAGTGATGCTTGGCTCCCTAGTGGCTTCAATGAAGACCTGAGGCAACCTTCAATGTCAGTCCACACAGCCCAAGATAATATTTCCTGAATATAATGATAGAAATTTCTATAAACTACAAACCTGGTCTTGGACAACTAGGTCACCAACTGTAACATGGTCTTGGCTAAAGAAACCAGAAATTGATCCTGTTCCATAATGAATATCTGCAGGCTTTCCTGTTCAAGAGAGAGGAACCACAAGTTACAAGTTTTCCTTTCGAAAAATAATCCCtaagggcatgtttggttgCAAGAAAAGTTGCACGGAAACTTGTTTTCCTTGGGaaaactaattttctttttgtttgtttgaagagaaaaaactcaaaatattatatttctGGGAATCTTCTCCATTTGATGGAAAAGTTTCAGTTTTCCTTCTTTGTCATAGATTCCCTTGCAACTAAAGCCTAAACAGATTACAGGAAATCACAAGCATTTCTAACAAAAGACAGATGATGAATAAAATTTTACAAGACACTGTTTGTTCAGGTAGAAAGATGAAAGGGGTAGAAGAGAATCATTTGACCTATTCACAGGATGATGCACCTGAATGCATGATGTAGGAACTAATGATTTCATAATGGAAGACATCGTCAAAATGGGCAGGAGAAAAAGTGTGGGGTGTGTTTGCAGGTAGATGCACCAAGGATAACAATTAAGATAGAGAATTGACTAACTCGTAAGCCATAGCATGACAGGAATGCCCAAAAAATACTGAGGAGAAATGCACCAAATTTTTCCCCTTATTTCTACAAGATAGGCAAGTTAACATTTAATGGCAATTGTTTTCAAGATGCACTAACACAACAAGCTTTTGACTTCACATCAGGAAGATACGAAGTAAGGATGACCAATTGTCTGTCTGGTACATGTTCAAGGTTAACTATCTTCTCACTAAGAGGAGTGCAATTATTTCAAAGTGGCAAATTCTTCTAAATAACCCGCTAAAACAACCAAATTTGGACATAATCAGGTAACCCAGAAAAGGAACAAGGAAGACAAACCAACagatcaataaacaaaatatatacAAGTTATATTAGAAAACCTCGTAAAGTATATACAAACCATTCTTCCGATAGGTGCTTGACCGGGTTGACGTGT
This portion of the Phoenix dactylifera cultivar Barhee BC4 chromosome 11, palm_55x_up_171113_PBpolish2nd_filt_p, whole genome shotgun sequence genome encodes:
- the LOC103714982 gene encoding aspartic proteinase oryzasin-1-like isoform X2; this encodes MGSGSGVLAIVILFSIVLVSTVVSAEGDGLIRVGLKKKPMDQNSRPAARLVEKEGKPLVAGKYGLRGGLGNGDETDIVSLKNYMNAQYFGEIAIGTPPQKFTVIFDTGSSNLWVPSSKCYFSIACLFHSRYTSTRSSTYRKNGKPADIHYGTGSISGFFSQDHVTVGDLVVQDQVFIEATREPSITFLVAKFDGILGLGFKEISVGNVEPVWYTMVNQGLIKEPVFSFWFNRHADEGEGGEIVFGGVDPNHFKGKHTYVPVTQKGYWQFNMGDVLIGNQSTGFCSGGCAAIADSGTSLIAGPTTIIAEINQKIGASGVVSQECKAVVAQYGQEILDMLLSETQPAKICSHIGLCTFDGTHGVSVGIESVVNDNGDLSAGLQSDAMCTACEMAVVWMQNQLKQNETQELILNYINELCERLPSPMGESSVDCASLASMPSVSFTIGGKSFELTPEQYILKVGEGAAAQCISGFTALDVPPPRGPLWILGDVFMGVYHTVFDYENLRVGFAEAA
- the LOC103714982 gene encoding aspartic proteinase oryzasin-1-like isoform X1, with the translated sequence MKYTPSLHSSDSFIYARGPEGETRGRARGVVEKVAMGSGSGVLAIVILFSIVLVSTVVSAEGDGLIRVGLKKKPMDQNSRPAARLVEKEGKPLVAGKYGLRGGLGNGDETDIVSLKNYMNAQYFGEIAIGTPPQKFTVIFDTGSSNLWVPSSKCYFSIACLFHSRYTSTRSSTYRKNGKPADIHYGTGSISGFFSQDHVTVGDLVVQDQVFIEATREPSITFLVAKFDGILGLGFKEISVGNVEPVWYTMVNQGLIKEPVFSFWFNRHADEGEGGEIVFGGVDPNHFKGKHTYVPVTQKGYWQFNMGDVLIGNQSTGFCSGGCAAIADSGTSLIAGPTTIIAEINQKIGASGVVSQECKAVVAQYGQEILDMLLSETQPAKICSHIGLCTFDGTHGVSVGIESVVNDNGDLSAGLQSDAMCTACEMAVVWMQNQLKQNETQELILNYINELCERLPSPMGESSVDCASLASMPSVSFTIGGKSFELTPEQYILKVGEGAAAQCISGFTALDVPPPRGPLWILGDVFMGVYHTVFDYENLRVGFAEAA